The window CTGGGCATTGTGACACCCTCCTGGTGAGGGCCCCTGTGGACCAACACATGGCAGGGAAGCCCCCAGCCAGGGCTCCGAAGGGACCACATcatggggcaggggtggaggtaTGGGGCAGCTGCTCCAGCCACCAGATGCCCTTCCAGAGGCTGCCTCAGAAGGGCGTGGTGTGGTCCACGATGCCCAAAGAGGAGGGTTCTCGGGGAGCCTGAGCAGAATGCACCTGCTTTGTGGGGTGAGCAAGGAACCCGGAAAGAACCACTGCAGGAGGCTGACACAGGCTTCAAGCGGCAAAGGCCTTCTCCTTCCAGACCAACCCGGTTACACACCCTGGCCCACTACCACAAGAAGCCCCCGGTGGGGAAGGTCTTCAGGATCCATCACTGGACCTTGGAGAAGATCAGTAGAGTGAATCCAAGATGTCTGTGACAGTGTCTCCAAGGACAATCTTCTCCCAAAGCAGCAGCTGGTTCACAAAGCCCTGATTTGGACACATGTTGTTTTTGCACCGCTTGAGGTACACCCAGGACCTCTGTGGACACAAGCAGAGAAAGCAGACATCAAGTTGTGTAGGTGGGACCCAGATCCAAGAGACAGGAGGCCCTTGCCCAGGGACCAGCAACTTGGCTGAAGGGCTGGATGCAGAAACAGCAGCAGCCTGGGGTTAATCAATGTGGCACGGAGTCCTGGGAGCTGGCTGCTTGGTGCAAGCCATGCTGCACCTGTCCTTCAGCATATGGGGACAGTGACTAATATACTTGAAACCTCCCTGTGGGTGGCAAAGCATTATGGCCAGGCCTGGAGCACACTGTCAATGGATGAGTTAATGGAAAGGGGAAGAGAACTGTGGGTAAGTTCTCTGAAGAAGGAAGAATTGGAGAGTACTTCTTTTCAGGCAATTATCCTAAAGTGCAAGGATTATCATATAAAAGAAGGTGACCAGCTGATCTCCATCTGGACCGAggacagaagaaaacagaaaagcaaaagtgATTCGGGTGCAGAGTTGTACAGTGGTAAGGCTAAGTCCTGGCCAGGTCAGAACATCCCCCTGCcgcccccaacacatacacaccctttccaggtcaatctgcaaagactggggaaggtgttttgttttttccttctgttttgttttgttggctcctggcattcaaggaaagctctgtcatagcactagctggatacaagcttaaggaacagatgcctcagggTCTAAATGCTGGccataacacactaaaatatcaaaatgtccaattTCCAACaagagattacaaaacatacaaagaaacagaaagtgatggcccaggcaaaggagactAGAGCAGGAGAAACCATCCATGAGGAGAAGCAGACATGGGATGTTCcagaaaagactttttaaaaaatggtcctaaatatgctcaaagagctaaaggaaaacaggaaaacaacagatggacacaaaaagaatatcaatagagatggaaattatgaaaaggaaccaaacagctgAAGGCCACagtgacagaaatgaaaaatccctagagaggttcaacagcagattgcagCTGGCTGAAGACTCAGTGAACCTGAAGAAAAAGCAGTTGAAATTGTCCAGTCTGAGGAGAATAAAcagggaagaatgaagaaaagtgaacagaacctgagcaacccttgggacaccatcaagcataataATATATGCATGATGggaggcccagaaggagaagaaaggagcagagaaaaatattcaaagaaataatgactgaaaacttccccaatttgatgaaagacatgaatatacacatccaagatgctcaatgaactccaaacaggataaactcagatagacccacactgtgccatgttataatcaaattgtcaaatgccaaagaacaggagaattctgaaagccacaagagagaagcaaaatccagcatcccaaGTCAAAAgtcagaataaaaggaaacttcctcaacatgattaaaggcatatatggaaaaaaaagagctaacattgtactcagtggtgaaagactgaaagttttccctccaagatctggaacaagacaaggatgcccactgtcaccaccgttactcaacattatgctagaagttctagctagagcaattaggcaagaaaaagaaattaagggcatccaagttggaaaggaagaagtaaaactttcactatttgcagataacatgatcctatatatagaaagtactGAAAAATCTATATCAaaggtactagagctaataaatgagtctGGCAAAGTGACAGCACATTAGATCAATATGCAataattagtagtgtttctatacaccaggtaatgagcaatctgaggagaaaataaagaaaaaaaattccatttacaatagcaataaaaagaatcaaatatctaagaacaaatgtaaccaaggatgtaaaggacttatacacagaaaactacaaaacattgctaaaagaaatcaaagaagacctaaataaatggaaagacattccatgttcctggattagaagaataaatattgttaagatgtcagttctccccaaattggtttacagattcaactcaatcccaatcaaaattccaacagcctactttatggaaatggaaaagccaattatcaaatttgtttggaagggtaagggtctcaaaatatctaaaaacaacctgaaaaagaaaaatgaaattggaggactcacacttcctgactttaaagcatactacaaagctacagtggtcaaaacagtatggtactggcatgaagacagatatactgaccactGGGATCAAATTGAgctttcagaaatagaccctcacatctatggccaaatgatatttgacaaggctgccaagtccactctactgggacagaatagtctctccaataaatggtgctgggagacctGGAGATCCATATGTagaagaatgaatgaggaccctGACCTCGTTAACGCCCAGACTCTCAGCAGGGCCAGGTTGCCTcaagccccagctctgcctctgcaTCCATGAGGCCTCAGATCACAGGCCTCATTATTTTAGGGACAGTAAAAGCACCAGTGCTCCTGGGGCATAAAGAGTGTCCTGACACATAGCGTGCACGCCATCACCTTTAGCTAATATGAGAGGTGTCATATAGAGAGATATTACAGGTATTCTTTTCTCTGCAGTTCTTTAAGGGTCAAAGCGACTCCCAGCAGCTTCAAGGCACTGAAATAATTTCTTCAAGGTTTGCTGGCTCTGCGATGCCACAACCCTGGGAGCCAGATTTTTAGCTTTCTGCACCACAGTTTTGAAAGCCCAGGGCAGGGGTAATGGGTGGCTCTGGGTGCCAGCAGACCCCAGAGCTTTCCAGCTTTTTCCCAACTCACTCCTTGACTCCTCACCCTCcttgggtggggttggggggaacTACAACTCAGCCAGGCTGGGAGGTTGAGCTGGGTCTGTGAGCAGCCCACACCCTTCCTTGCCAGTCCTTTGGGCTCCTTTGTCACAGCTGAGATGACAATAGCAGGCGCACCAAGGGGGTAGCCCGACCCCCATGTCCTCACAGATGATGCCTCTCTGGCTGACAGCTGAGCCCAGGCCAAGCTGTGACAGTGGGAGCAGGAAAAGCTAACCCCGCCACCCAAGACTCACTCAGCTCATAAAGGACCCAGAAGGGTGACGGCAGCACCCTGCCTGCCGCACAGACCCATGGGCTACACAGCTCTTATGGCCAAGAGTGACCTAGATGGCACCTCTGGGCAGCGTGCCCAGCAACTGGATCTCTGCAGGTAAGACAAAGAGTACTGCTCCAGCAAGGGAGCGCCAGGGTTCTTCCCGAAAGCAGAACTGCCTGGAGCTTGGGAGCTGGAGAGCCTGTCTACCCATTGACCAGGATGGCCCAAGCCTGAGTAGCAGGCAAGCTGTGCGTCTCCCGGCAGGGGTCAGTACAGGTCAGGGCACCGGGGGGGCAGGCAGCCAGGGGATGCCACTCCTCGCCCAGATGCCTCTGGCAAGTCACCGGTGACCTCTGCTCTTGACATGGCCAGAGAGAGGATGCAGTTTGCTTGTAAGGCTGGGGAACTGCCAACGCCTGCTTCTGATGGGTGCCTCGTCACCACGTGTCCTCGTCACCTCTGTGAATGCAGAGGAAGCCGGTGACACAGCAGGACAGGGACTTGGCAAAGGTCATCCAGTAAGACCCAGGCCAGTCACTGGACTGGGCCCACTTGTCCTCCAGGGGAGCTCAAGGCCAGTTGAGAAGAAGCTTCTACAGCTCCCACGTCCTCCACACACCAGCTCACCGGGTCTGTGAAGAGGCCCCTCCAAGGACAAAGCTGATTCCTGGGGAGGAGGCTGGACGGGCATCTCAATAGGCACGTGGCACAGCACCCCCTCCCAAGATTATTAGCCTCGACCCTGCTCCCGAGACCCACCAAAATACTCCTCGAGCAGGCAGTGACCTCAGCACAAGAACCCCCAAAAATGCACTTggatagggtgtgagaacagggATTTGGGCCTCGCACCTCCGACTCAATGCCCTCAGATCCTGCACCCAAGCCTGCACACAGGCCAGCCCTTGACCTCAGACCCTCAGCCCAGAGTGTGCGCGTCAGCATCCAAAACCACCAGACACTCAGCTCTCCCTTCCCCTAAAACAAAGGTGGGGGGTTTCCAGGGCCTACCCATGCCCTCCAAAACCGTGAACCAGCTATGGAAGAGACGAGGCTGCCATCCCTCCAGTATCCCTGTCATTGCCTTGTGCGGCAGTAGAAAGCACTGCACAGGCAGTCAGGAGCCCTGGATCCCCACGGGCTCAGGGCCCGGCTTCCACCATCTCGGGGCCCTGTTCTCCTCGCACTTTGTGAACGATTCTTGGATTTAATGAAATGCTCATCACCAAGCTGTTGATAACATAGAACAACATGCTGTGGGAAAACAAACATCAATGACTCTGAGTCAGAAAAATCACAAGAGATTCTGAATGTGAAAAAAGTTTTTGGAATATCTTAAgtaaattattgaaaaaaaaaaaaactgttggagTGTGTGCCCACGGAGAGCCCACCAGCGCACACTTCTGGGACTCCAAGCAGCTGTCAGATGTCAGCTCCCTTGGAGGACCCTGAACAAATGCTGGTGGACGGACTGACAGCAGCAGGGGACACACAGGCGGCGCTACCGGCTGCAGCCTTGCCAGTCTCAGGGCCTGCCCTGTGTGCCCAGCTCTGCCCAGCTCCAGACCCAGCGGGGCAGGGCAGCGTCACGGCCTCAGGCCCTACCTGGAACGTTGGGACCAGCCCTCAGGGGTGGTGGGCAGGTAAAGCCATAGATCTGGAGCTGCCCTCTGTGACCCCTCCCTTGCCCACCCCCGAGGGTCCCCAGGCAGTGCCGCTGCCCTGCTCCTCCTGGTCCCTGGGGGAGGCTGTGGGCCCAGCCTGGCCTGGGACAACGTACCTTCAAGGTCTGCCCATTCCGGTGCATGAGGTAGGCCAGGAGGGCGGCACAGCTGCGACTGATGCCCAGTTTGGAGAAGACCAGGACGACAGAGCCCAGCTCAAGGTGAATgtctgtggaaggaaggaagggcggGTGGGTCGTGCGTGGCCCTCTTCCCCATGGCCCAGGCTGGCCATGAGGTGACTGGCCTCTGGGGGTCCAGGGGCCAAGAGCGAGTTTGGAACCAGCACACCGTGCCTGGGTGCACCGTCGGACAGCGCTGGGACACCATTTCACTGTCTGGTGAATGGGGGTCCTCATACCTAGCTGGCGGTTCGAGAAAATCACAAGTAGTTGGCATCCACGTGCGAAGACTTCTCGCCCAGGAAGCTCTGCCGCCAGCTGGCCTCCCAGGACCACCCCCCAACGGCACCTGAACACGTCGGAGGCAGTGTAGTGTGTGGTAAGAGTGCAGCCCCTGCAGCCAGGTGGTCTGGGTgccagtcccagctctgccacccacTGCCCATGGGAGTCGGGCTAGTTTCTCCAAGGCCCATCTTCCTCGTGTGAAGTAACAGTCCACCTACCCACCTCCCAGTGCCAGGCACGTAAACACAGCTGCAGTCACGCTTAGTAATGCCCCCAAGGCTGTGAGGCTTGCCCAGGGAGGTATGGGAAGGAAACCCAAGCTGGCATTCTCAGGCTGCTCTGGTAACCAAAAGAACCAAAGCTAAACCGACCCAGCACAAAAATCACAGGCCATCAGTGCTGGAGGAGGACTCACAGATGATTAAGGCCAACTTGTCTCATTGCATacaggagactgaggcacagagccgTTAAGGACTGGCCCAGACCTGCGCAGTCAGGTGGAGCCAGAGATAGGGTCTCTTGTGCCATGGGGCTCTGCCACCCCATGGTGGGACATGTGACAAGTCTCACACTCAGGCCCTACAAAGCTTCAACCAGTCAAGTGATAGTGTGACCTCTTGGGCCAGTGAGGCCCATAAGACCCTGGGCATTTGGGCCCCAACGCCGTTCTCCAGCCCCCCTGCAGTGCGCAGGCTGGGGGATGCGTTGAGGCCAGGCAGGCAGTGATGGGGTGGGGCCTCTGATCCGACTCGGCCTTGCTCTCTCCAGGGATCTTGCTGTCCCTTGGTAGTCCTGAGCCCGGGAATGGCAGAAAACATCACCTTTGATAAGTTAAAGAACTGCCAGGCACTGCCCACGCACGGCAAGCGGACTGGGGCACACATTTAGGATCACAGGAGTCAGAACTGGAAGGGCTTTGGGGTCTTCTTTCCAACCCCACCCCCTGACCAGACACGAAGACAGGGGCGCAGTGGGATTTGCTGCTGGGTCCCCGGAGCCCAGCTCAGAGCAGGCCACCATGAATGTAGGCCTCAGGTTGGCCAACTCCTTTGCTTCAGGACAGACAAACGGGCACAGTGTGCTTGGGGCTTGGCTAAGCCCAAAAGGGCACAGCAGTCCAGCCAGGGCCAGAACTTGGCTCTCGCCCCACACTGGTGCTCCTTCTTGGCCCTGTGCTCCCAAGCTGACACCAGGGCTGCCCCTGTGGCCGAGGGCTCTTGAGAGGCCGGGCTCGCCCCGGAGTCCACATGTGGCCGGGTATACGCTGGGCCCTGCCTTTTGCCCCGGAGCACTGGGAGACGCGATCAGGAACCGGCGAGTGGAGCAGCCTCTTGGCCATCTGGCACCAGCCAGATGCTGCCTTGTCAGAGGACGCTCCTTACCAATAAAGTGGCAGAGATGGCGAAAAAAGGGAGAAATACTGGCATCTAGTGTATCTTCCACCTGGATGTGAAGAAGCTTGTCGGCGtcacctaggaaactaaacagaAGGAAAGCACAGGTGGTTGGGCAGGCTCACACACAGCCCCATCTTGGTGTCCCTCACCCAAAGCCACAGGCCCAGAGAAGGATGCTGGGCTGGCATCCGGGAGGTATGGGCAAGTGACTGACCCGCACTCAGA of the Choloepus didactylus isolate mChoDid1 chromosome 21, mChoDid1.pri, whole genome shotgun sequence genome contains:
- the STYXL1 gene encoding serine/threonine/tyrosine-interacting-like protein 1 isoform X3; the encoded protein is MYHFFRTQKIIWMPQELDAFQPYPVEIMPGKIYLGNFNQACDPKVQKDLKIKAHVNVSMETGPFFLGDADKLLHIQVEDTLDASISPFFRHLCHFIDIHLELGSVVLVFSKLGISRSCAALLAYLMHRNGQTLKRSWVYLKRCKNNMCPNQGFVNQLLLWEKIVLGDTVTDILDSLY